The DNA sequence ACCCTGTGCCGTTTTCAAGTGTGAGCTTTCCAGTTATTCATGATTTCAGTCGAAATAACTTCAGTGGTCCAATCCCACTGCTTCCAGTAACCCCTGAAAGACTAGGCAGTGATGTTGAATATGCATTTCTTGCTAGTGAAAATGATCTCACTGGACCATTAAATAACTTACTTGGTAGTTGTAACAAAAGTTTCAGAATGATCATTAATGTAAGCAACAATAGACTTTCAGGTCAACTTCCATCTGATATTGGTGTAGCGTGcaaatttctaaaaattttggaTGTCTCCAATAATCAAATTTCAGGAATCATACCTCCCAGTATTGGAGATTTGAATTCACTTGTTAAGCTGGACTTGAGTTGGAACAAGTTGCTAGGTCAGGTGCCATTTGATCTCAGCCTCATGAAGAATCTCAGGTATCTATCCTTGGCAGGTAACCACCTAAATGGAACCATACCTACTACATTCTCACTGTTGACCTCTCTCCGTTGTTTAGAACTTTCATCAAACTCTTTTTCTGGTGAAATTCCCCAGGGTCTAGTCAACTTGACTAACCTAACTGTTTTATTGCTTAATAACAATAAACTGTCAGGTAACATCCCTTTGAAGTTGTCTAATGCAATGTCGCTCACCAATTGTGATATTTCACTTGATAATATGTCTAGACAATTCTTGTTAGGCGATAAGAAAATGAGTTGCAGCAACGTTTTTAGAAATTCTTTTCGTCCAGTAGCTACTTTAACTTCAGTTCCTTCTGGCGAAGAGACACAAGACCCTGTGGCATATCCAGCAGTAAGTGATACTAAAAAATCGAGGAAAGGAATTAGTTCTGTCGAGTTTGCTTTAACTGTATCTGTATCTGCAATTGTTGGTATTCTTTTGTGTCTAGTCCTACTCTTCTACTATATTAAAAGAAAGACTCCGAATTTGAGAAATCATGTTTCTGTGTCTTCCGAGAGAAAGGAAATTGTAGTTTTTAAGGATATAGGGGTCCCATTGACTTATGAAGGTGTTGTTGAGGCAACAGGAAATTTTAATGGAAGCCATTGCATTGGATATGGGGGTTTTGGTGCCACTTACAGGGCTGAAGTCTCCCCCGGAACCATAGTGGCAGTGAAGAGGCTCACTTTAGAAAGATACCAAGGTGTTCCACAGTTTAATGCTGAGGTAGGCATCCTTGGAAAGATAAAACACCCAAACCTCATTACATTAATCGGCTATCATGCCAGTGAAGCAGAGATGTTCCTTGTGTATAATTTTCTTTCCGGAGGTAATTTGGAGCAGTTTATTCAAAAACGATCTGAGAGGGCTATTGACTGGAGAGTACTTCACAAGATTGCTCTGAATGTTGCCAGTGCTCTTGCTTTTCTTCATGATCATTGTAATCCACGTGTTCTACACCATGACATCAAGCCAAGCAATGTACTTCTGGATGATGAATATAATGCTTGTTTATCTGATTTTGGGCTGTCGAGGCTTTTAGGGATCTCTGAAACTCATGCAACAACAAGTGTTGCAGGAACATATGGCTATGTTGCACCAGAATATGCTTTAACTGGTCGTGTATCTGAGAAAACTGATGTTTACAGCTATGGTGTGATGCTTCTTGAGCTGCTCTCCGATAAGAAAGCTCTGGATCCTTCTTTTTCTTCATATGGAAACGGTTTCACTATTGTGTCATGGGCATTGATGCTGCTGGAAAGCAGTCATGAAAAGGAGTTTTTCACAAGTGGTCTTTGGGAAGCAGCTCCCCAGAATCATCTTGTTGATATTCTAAAGTTAGCACTAGGATGTTCAGCAGAGGTCAAAGCTACCAGGCCTGCAATGAGACAAGTTATCAACATACTAAAGAGATTTGAACCTCCTCCAATCTAGATGCACTTGGTACTCTAGTTATGCGGAGTAAAGCCATTTTTGCAGAATTCACCTCGGCTTCAATTGCTGCAGCCAAACTTCTGTGTTTTTCAATCTTTAATTGATCTACCTGAGAAGTGCTCTGACTGGATGTGTACATGGATCTCATTTTTTGAAATTTCCTTCCTTTTCATAGTGAAGCACAAAGTCAATATTTTTTATGTTTTCTTTTCCAATATGTACTATTGACTTATTCAGCACTAGTGCACCTCTTATCACCAAAACCATACAGAAATATTGTACACGGCATTAAAGGGGAAATTGTATATAGAAACATCCCATGTCAACAGCATACTTTTctctcttatgaaatggtacattcAAAAATCCTACAGAACATTTAGCCTTCAAATGTAAATAAAACAATCATAGAAACATACAAGGACTGGAGATGAAAACATCAATCCTGTCCTTTTCTTTTCAATTGCCCTAGGAAGAACTGGGATTTACAACTATATGCTTGAGTGGATGAGCGATATCAGTTCCACCAGCATGCTTGACAAATCCGGCAGGAGAATAAAAATCACCATGACACACACACATTATCCTCACTTCTTCTCCCTTTCCATACTTGTACAATATTCCTTCTATTCTTCTCCCATTAGGACCGTCACCTTTTGTAAATACACACGGCATGTCATCTAATGAATTCATTCCGCTATCCTTTGTTCCGCTGCTCGCTACATTCGTTCTCTTATTTAGATTTTCAAGATCAGCCCTAGGAGGTTTGCCTGAAATTTCTCCCTCCTTTTTCCCTGAAGAACCTGCTGTGTCTTGATTACTTCGAGCTGATTGAATGCTAGTTGCACTAAAATCACCACAACTTGGAGTCCCTGTTGTAAACGACATATAGTCAAGTATTTAAAATGCATACAGAAACTTAAAAATACTTTATTACAAATGATTAAAGGTGACTGAAGTTTATGAGTAACAGATTATTGCACGCAGAAAGCCAACAAAGAAGTGGTACGGCGATATGTGTGCAATTTAGAAGAAATTGGTAGATTGCATAGGCTAAAGTACCAAACATAGTAATCCTAGTAGGAATATTTTTTGCTAACACGCATTTGTCTAACTTAAGCATTGAAACAATTGAGCACTGTTCAGGGGAGCAATATTATAGGTGAAGAAATATCACAAAATCAAGTTTGTAAAGAAGTGTTAAAAAGAAAGGTATATAATAATTGAAAGACTTTGTCAGTTGAATGAAAAAGAAAGGCGAAAGTATAATATTGATGTAACTACACCTAATTGACTTGGCAAAAAACCCAAGTGCTATAAGTGGATGACCCCAAGATTTCATGGGTTCTAACAAATATAAAACCCTCATTTATTATTTCTTACATATGAAATATGCCTTGTTACGATTTAAGTTAAAATAGTTTGTAATTACATGTTTAGATTCAAACCAGGCACACACAGAGCACATAACCAGTTATCAAAGTAAAGAATACAGGATTGGCACAGTGGTGAAAGCTTCTCCCCGTCATAGATGAGTTGTGTAAATTACCAAAAATAGAAATTGAAAAAAACTACGTGTTAAAGATGTCAAACCCTACACGACATTCTATTTCGTCACCCGCTATCCATTTATATCTGTCATACAATTACAGCAAAAGTTCATAGCGCTATATTACAAAAAACTTGAAGATCATTATAGCTTACTAGTGAAAATAATGGTTTCCACGTGGATAAAATTCTAATGGTGTCTTTATAGATTTGCACCTGATTACACACCATTCACAATGTTTCCTTCTTTCTCTTCATTGGTGTTTTAAAATAGTAACCCGCCTTTACTTTGATGCCACAAtagatttaaaatattcatactcaatccagtaaaagttttaaaaattaAAACTAAATCAACTTCGACAAGAAAGCAAACTCATAAAAATGCAGCTACATGTTAAAATGACCTTGAGCATCACCAGTAAAAATTAATGGAAAAAACTGAACCAACTTCTACAAGAAggcaaattattaaaaaatgcaGCTACTTGTATCGACGACCTTGGGCATCACCAGTTAAAACTTTATGAAAATAACACTAAATTCAACTTTGACAAAGCAGCAAATTCATAAAAAGCACAGCTATATGTAGAGATGATCTTGAGCATCACCAACAGTGTTTTATCTTAAGTTGAAGTCATTACATTCTTTCCAACATGCACATTTGCAACACATAAAGTTCTTTTTAACCCCAACAAAGATCAATATATCATTGAAATCTTAGATGGAGCATTTAGAGAAAGTTTAGATATTAAACTATAAGCATGATATACATATTATGGCATCCTCACAGCACCCttaagatttttaaaaaatttagcaTCGGATCTCTTTTTGACCCTCCCCAAAGAAGCGTTTCTAACAATCCACTCTTCAATCCCAAACTAGGACTTTCGAGTGAGTTGTATCAACACAACCATAAATGCATATCAAGGTTTCTTTATACTTCTTGTGATATTAAGAAAACTTAGTAAATTAACAACAGTATACAACAAAATTTTATACCTTGAAGTGCTTTACTACTCTCCATTTCCGACATAGTCGAAGAACATCCTCGTGTCGACTCCTGTCCACTACCACCGCCAGAATTCCCTCTCCCTCTTGCAATCAAACCCTCAATGCCACCACCAAGAATAGTCTGTTTAGCAGCAACTGCCCAAGAAGGCAACCCAAACTGCGGCGCCGCGGATGATCCCACCTTATTCATAGCC is a window from the Apium graveolens cultivar Ventura chromosome 1, ASM990537v1, whole genome shotgun sequence genome containing:
- the LOC141673579 gene encoding LRR receptor-like serine/threonine-protein kinase RPK2 isoform X1, coding for MECFGRSFWRSVLKTGSWYYVIVLFYFVYLVSGKVLHDKMVLLEFKNSVSDPSGILSSWKSESFNYCSWVGITCNSAYRVVELKIPGGNGGNVYGASCMHSSAFMLHDYGYERKFSDRTGKLVGKLPQIIGKLTELRVLSLPFNEFSGEIPSELWSLKNIEVLDLEGNIIAGNLSGGFDSFRRLQVLNLGFNRIDGEFPNSMSECRGLQILNLANNKIEGKIPHYIGNLMKLKALHLSFNLLKGPVPDEVLKSCWSLEHINLSGNYRNGKLPRGFGKCSRLRTLLLFSNAFEGVIPSELGELKKLEVLDVSENNLNGHIPANLGNCFSLSVLILSSHLHKKEFSLPNAPLYDLTFFEGSIPEEVTLLPKLKVIWAPGANLKGRFPRNWGNCDNLEMVHLAQNFFTGGITESFRGCKNLHFLNLSSNRISGNLDEKLPVPCMTVFDISSNLLSGLIPSFDNSSCNSLPSSNSSLLRPARLSFAYVSSFTCKTLSRNPVPFSSVSFPVIHDFSRNNFSGPIPLLPVTPERLGSDVEYAFLASENDLTGPLNNLLGSCNKSFRMIINVSNNRLSGQLPSDIGVACKFLKILDVSNNQISGIIPPSIGDLNSLVKLDLSWNKLLGQVPFDLSLMKNLRYLSLAGNHLNGTIPTTFSLLTSLRCLELSSNSFSGEIPQGLVNLTNLTVLLLNNNKLSGNIPLKLSNAMSLTNCDISLDNMSRQFLLGDKKMSCSNVFRNSFRPVATLTSVPSGEETQDPVAYPAVSDTKKSRKGISSVEFALTVSVSAIVGILLCLVLLFYYIKRKTPNLRNHVSVSSERKEIVVFKDIGVPLTYEGVVEATGNFNGSHCIGYGGFGATYRAEVSPGTIVAVKRLTLERYQGVPQFNAEVGILGKIKHPNLITLIGYHASEAEMFLVYNFLSGGNLEQFIQKRSERAIDWRVLHKIALNVASALAFLHDHCNPRVLHHDIKPSNVLLDDEYNACLSDFGLSRLLGISETHATTSVAGTYGYVAPEYALTGRVSEKTDVYSYGVMLLELLSDKKALDPSFSSYGNGFTIVSWALMLLESSHEKEFFTSGLWEAAPQNHLVDILKLALGCSAEVKATRPAMRQVINILKRFEPPPI
- the LOC141673579 gene encoding LRR receptor-like serine/threonine-protein kinase RPK2 isoform X2, with amino-acid sequence MECFGRSFWRSVLKTGSWYYVIVLFYFVYLVSGKVLHDKMVLLEFKNSVSDPSGILSSWKSESFNYCSWVGITCNSAYRVVELKIPGGNGGKLVGKLPQIIGKLTELRVLSLPFNEFSGEIPSELWSLKNIEVLDLEGNIIAGNLSGGFDSFRRLQVLNLGFNRIDGEFPNSMSECRGLQILNLANNKIEGKIPHYIGNLMKLKALHLSFNLLKGPVPDEVLKSCWSLEHINLSGNYRNGKLPRGFGKCSRLRTLLLFSNAFEGVIPSELGELKKLEVLDVSENNLNGHIPANLGNCFSLSVLILSSHLHKKEFSLPNAPLYDLTFFEGSIPEEVTLLPKLKVIWAPGANLKGRFPRNWGNCDNLEMVHLAQNFFTGGITESFRGCKNLHFLNLSSNRISGNLDEKLPVPCMTVFDISSNLLSGLIPSFDNSSCNSLPSSNSSLLRPARLSFAYVSSFTCKTLSRNPVPFSSVSFPVIHDFSRNNFSGPIPLLPVTPERLGSDVEYAFLASENDLTGPLNNLLGSCNKSFRMIINVSNNRLSGQLPSDIGVACKFLKILDVSNNQISGIIPPSIGDLNSLVKLDLSWNKLLGQVPFDLSLMKNLRYLSLAGNHLNGTIPTTFSLLTSLRCLELSSNSFSGEIPQGLVNLTNLTVLLLNNNKLSGNIPLKLSNAMSLTNCDISLDNMSRQFLLGDKKMSCSNVFRNSFRPVATLTSVPSGEETQDPVAYPAVSDTKKSRKGISSVEFALTVSVSAIVGILLCLVLLFYYIKRKTPNLRNHVSVSSERKEIVVFKDIGVPLTYEGVVEATGNFNGSHCIGYGGFGATYRAEVSPGTIVAVKRLTLERYQGVPQFNAEVGILGKIKHPNLITLIGYHASEAEMFLVYNFLSGGNLEQFIQKRSERAIDWRVLHKIALNVASALAFLHDHCNPRVLHHDIKPSNVLLDDEYNACLSDFGLSRLLGISETHATTSVAGTYGYVAPEYALTGRVSEKTDVYSYGVMLLELLSDKKALDPSFSSYGNGFTIVSWALMLLESSHEKEFFTSGLWEAAPQNHLVDILKLALGCSAEVKATRPAMRQVINILKRFEPPPI
- the LOC141673587 gene encoding ninja-family protein AFP3-like, which encodes MGDGNETKKTSKEMENLSLDNKIPRDFLQRFSGGSGKNESDIDIGVDASDNLELNLGLSLGGRFGVDRSTNSNKLVRSSSIAGAIPLVRDEPEVLTPPATAPAPYAGLVRTSSLPVETEDQWRKRKEMQSLRRMEAKRRRSEKQRVRGGEEERRESDVSLRGRGGQRQLYVEAMNKVGSSAAPQFGLPSWAVAAKQTILGGGIEGLIARGRGNSGGGSGQESTRGCSSTMSEMESSKALQGTPSCGDFSATSIQSARSNQDTAGSSGKKEGEISGKPPRADLENLNKRTNVASSGTKDSGMNSLDDMPCVFTKGDGPNGRRIEGILYKYGKGEEVRIMCVCHGDFYSPAGFVKHAGGTDIAHPLKHIVVNPSSS